A region from the Methanofollis sp. genome encodes:
- a CDS encoding EamA family transporter, translating into MIWIALALLGALAHALYSIAVKRYLQDYRPAHLAGRAFLTGGLILLALACARGLPETGPLFLPALAASSALNAAAVWLTYRALAETDISLAVPMLSLTPIFLVGPSYLLLGEAPGAGGAAGIVLIVAGSYVLGTGGGEGGVGVLAPIRALWMRRGTAMMAGVAIIYSLTATLDKVLILQSDPFFGLGLDLLAIGALFWVLILASGGTPAGPPPAGRAVAITGGLLAFEILSVGLALSLQIVPYVISVKRTSILFAVVIGGFIFKEASPGRRSTATAVMVVGTVCILLFS; encoded by the coding sequence ATGATCTGGATCGCCCTCGCCCTCCTCGGGGCCCTCGCGCATGCGCTCTACTCCATCGCCGTCAAGCGCTACCTCCAGGACTACCGGCCCGCCCATCTCGCCGGTCGGGCCTTCCTCACAGGGGGACTGATCCTCCTCGCTCTCGCCTGCGCCCGGGGCCTGCCCGAGACCGGCCCCCTCTTCCTCCCGGCTCTCGCCGCCTCCTCGGCGCTCAACGCGGCGGCGGTCTGGCTCACCTACCGGGCGCTTGCAGAGACCGACATATCCCTTGCCGTCCCCATGCTCTCCCTCACTCCCATCTTCCTGGTCGGGCCATCGTACCTCCTCCTTGGTGAGGCGCCGGGCGCGGGGGGTGCCGCCGGCATCGTTCTCATTGTCGCGGGGTCATACGTCCTCGGAACAGGGGGAGGAGAGGGGGGCGTAGGCGTCCTCGCCCCTATCAGGGCGCTCTGGATGCGGCGGGGCACGGCGATGATGGCCGGTGTCGCCATCATCTACAGCCTCACCGCCACTCTGGACAAGGTCCTCATCCTTCAGTCAGACCCGTTCTTCGGCCTCGGCCTCGACCTCCTTGCCATCGGTGCGCTCTTCTGGGTTCTCATCCTCGCAAGTGGTGGAACGCCTGCCGGCCCGCCTCCGGCAGGGAGGGCCGTCGCCATCACCGGCGGCCTCCTCGCCTTTGAGATCCTCTCTGTCGGCCTCGCCCTCTCCCTCCAGATCGTGCCCTATGTCATCTCCGTGAAGAGGACGAGCATCCTCTTTGCCGTCGTCATCGGGGGATTTATTTTCAAGGAGGCCTCCCCCGGCCGCCGGTCGACCGCCACTGCGGTGATGGTCGTGGGGACGGTCTGCATCCTTCTGTTTTCGTGA
- a CDS encoding nitroreductase family protein: MEAPITFDEDTCTRCGTCAEICPLGTIIQERPKALPLLVRGREATCIRCGHCVAVCPTGAVSAGYPAEGPQYLTEGSAAIAPADLAAYLRNRRSIRRYEDRTVDRETIEALLDVVRFAPSAANRQPVRWLVVHDPAEVRRLAGLTVEWMREMAESGAEHPLAPIFPALVRAWDAGEDPIFRGAPHLVVAHAEAWNPSAFTDSIIALTWLEVAAPSFGLGTCWAGFFQTAFMSSPALAAALNLPDGHLPQSAMVLGYPKHRYARLPGREKARVTWR; encoded by the coding sequence ATGGAAGCCCCGATCACTTTTGACGAAGATACCTGCACGCGGTGCGGAACCTGTGCCGAGATCTGCCCGCTCGGCACCATCATACAGGAGCGCCCGAAAGCTCTCCCTCTGCTCGTCCGCGGCCGCGAGGCGACGTGCATCCGTTGCGGTCACTGTGTGGCCGTGTGCCCGACCGGAGCGGTATCGGCCGGGTATCCGGCCGAGGGACCGCAGTATCTAACCGAAGGTTCGGCGGCGATCGCACCGGCCGACCTTGCTGCGTATCTCAGGAACCGCCGTTCTATCCGCCGGTACGAAGACCGGACTGTGGATCGGGAGACGATCGAAGCCCTCCTGGACGTGGTCAGGTTCGCGCCCTCGGCCGCGAACAGGCAGCCGGTCCGCTGGCTTGTCGTCCACGATCCGGCCGAGGTGCGCCGTCTGGCAGGACTGACTGTCGAGTGGATGCGGGAGATGGCGGAGAGCGGCGCTGAGCACCCTCTCGCTCCCATCTTCCCGGCGCTTGTCAGGGCATGGGACGCCGGCGAGGACCCCATCTTTCGGGGCGCTCCCCACCTCGTCGTCGCCCACGCCGAGGCGTGGAACCCGTCTGCCTTTACGGACAGCATCATCGCCCTCACATGGCTCGAAGTCGCCGCTCCGTCCTTCGGTCTCGGCACCTGCTGGGCCGGCTTCTTCCAGACTGCTTTCATGTCCTCGCCAGCCCTTGCGGCGGCGCTCAACCTCCCGGACGGACATCTCCCGCAGTCCGCGATGGTCCTTGGCTATCCGAAGCACCGCTATGCCCGCCTGCCCGGTCGGGAGAAGGCGCGGGTGACCTGGCGGTAG
- a CDS encoding universal stress protein: protein MFHTVLLAIDGSENARRAAETATGLVADLPDSSLAVVYVAAVPPSQSRIVRANFDVHALLEEDAHAVAGPVLALIEGAGVSYTLEVGMGDPASEILATAEKVGADLLVIGSRGLGALKGVVLGSVSQKVAQLAACPVMIVK, encoded by the coding sequence ATGTTTCATACGGTTCTTCTTGCAATAGACGGTTCAGAGAATGCCAGACGGGCGGCCGAGACCGCCACCGGCCTGGTCGCGGATCTGCCCGACTCGTCGCTCGCGGTGGTGTATGTCGCGGCCGTCCCGCCTTCCCAGTCCAGGATCGTGAGGGCGAACTTCGATGTCCACGCCCTCCTCGAAGAGGACGCACATGCGGTCGCCGGACCGGTCCTCGCCCTGATCGAGGGTGCGGGCGTTTCCTACACCCTGGAGGTCGGGATGGGCGACCCGGCGTCCGAGATCCTCGCGACCGCCGAGAAGGTCGGGGCCGACCTGCTCGTGATCGGGAGCCGCGGCCTTGGCGCCCTGAAAGGTGTCGTCCTTGGGAGCGTTAGCCAGAAGGTCGCTCAACTTGCGGCGTGCCCGGTGATGATCGTCAAGTAG
- a CDS encoding SulP family inorganic anion transporter gives MNVKITPNFTALKKTWLSNIRGDTLAGMTVALALIPEAIAFSIIAGVDPMVGLYASFCIAVVIAFAGGRPGMISAATGSMALVMVVLVRDYGLDYLLAATVLTGIIQIALGLLNVGRFIRFIPYSVVLGFVNSLAILIFLAQIPFLIGASPVVYIIAAATIATIVLLPRLTTAVPPALVAIVAATVAAIALNLDVLTVGGMGEITRTLPAFHLPAVPLTLDTLLIILPYSVTLVIVGIIESLLTASIIDEMTETESDKDREVRGQGLANCVAGFFGGMAGCAMIGQSVINVKSGGSGRLSTLVAGLFLIFLIVALGDVVARIPMAALVGVMIMVAVGTFEWQSVRDLPRIPGGDAAVMLLTVAIVVTTHDLAKGVIAGVILAALIFGWNISVISATVTLREDGVKVYTMKGQLFFGTMSAFMDLFDYAGDPEKVRIDFSHSHIWDQSGVEAVTRVIHRYQQHGKSVYVIGLNEESQETLDRGFS, from the coding sequence GTGAATGTAAAGATAACCCCGAATTTTACCGCGCTCAAAAAGACCTGGCTCTCCAATATCCGCGGCGACACCCTGGCCGGGATGACCGTGGCCCTGGCCCTCATCCCCGAGGCGATCGCCTTCTCGATCATCGCCGGCGTCGACCCGATGGTCGGGCTCTACGCCTCCTTCTGCATCGCCGTCGTCATCGCCTTCGCCGGCGGACGGCCCGGGATGATCTCCGCGGCCACGGGCTCGATGGCCCTCGTCATGGTCGTTCTGGTCCGCGACTACGGGCTCGACTACCTTCTCGCGGCGACTGTCCTGACCGGCATCATCCAGATTGCCCTCGGCCTCCTGAATGTCGGGCGGTTCATCAGGTTCATCCCGTACTCGGTCGTGCTCGGCTTCGTCAACTCCCTCGCGATCCTCATCTTCCTGGCCCAGATTCCCTTCCTTATCGGGGCCTCTCCGGTCGTCTACATCATCGCGGCGGCGACCATCGCCACCATCGTCCTCCTCCCCCGCCTCACCACGGCCGTCCCGCCGGCGCTCGTCGCCATCGTGGCGGCGACAGTCGCCGCCATCGCACTGAACCTCGACGTCCTCACGGTCGGCGGGATGGGCGAGATCACGCGGACACTCCCGGCCTTCCACCTCCCCGCCGTCCCGCTGACTCTCGACACCCTCCTGATCATCCTCCCGTACTCGGTGACGCTGGTCATCGTCGGGATCATCGAGTCCCTCCTCACCGCCTCGATCATCGACGAGATGACCGAGACGGAGAGCGACAAGGACCGGGAGGTGCGGGGGCAGGGGCTTGCCAACTGTGTCGCCGGCTTCTTCGGCGGGATGGCCGGGTGCGCCATGATCGGGCAGTCTGTGATCAACGTCAAGTCAGGCGGTTCAGGGCGGCTCTCCACCCTCGTCGCCGGCCTCTTCCTGATCTTTCTCATCGTCGCCCTCGGCGACGTCGTCGCCAGGATCCCGATGGCCGCCCTCGTCGGCGTCATGATCATGGTCGCGGTCGGCACCTTCGAGTGGCAGTCGGTCCGTGACCTGCCCAGGATCCCCGGAGGCGACGCGGCGGTCATGCTCCTCACGGTCGCCATCGTCGTCACCACGCACGACCTGGCCAAGGGCGTCATCGCGGGCGTCATCCTCGCCGCCCTCATCTTCGGGTGGAATATCTCGGTCATCTCGGCGACCGTTACCCTGCGGGAGGACGGCGTCAAGGTCTATACCATGAAGGGCCAGCTCTTCTTCGGCACGATGTCGGCCTTTATGGACCTCTTCGACTACGCCGGAGACCCGGAGAAGGTGAGGATCGACTTCTCGCACTCGCATATCTGGGACCAGTCCGGGGTCGAGGCGGTCACCCGCGTCATCCACCGCTACCAGCAGCACGGAAAATCCGTGTACGTCATCGGGCTGAACGAAGAGAGCCAGGAGACGCTGGACCGGGGTTTTTCCTGA
- the cfbB gene encoding Ni-sirohydrochlorin a,c-diamide synthase — MKALLVTGDRSGSGKTSITLALATLLSKDAVVQTCKVAMDYIDPSYLTAVTGRPCRNLDSFVMTPAEMRAVFEHGAKGADIALVEGVRGLYEGAEAIGDAGSTASVAKALDLPVVLVVDARSITRSAAAIVKGFAAFDPDVRIKGVILNNISSPGHREKTVRAVEHFCGVPVVGAIPKSEGMRLTMRHLGLVPYREGQETGGFLDRIEAVKEVIGGYVDLDALKGLMEEYSPTGEVGPFVRTHEADVRVAVAYDEAFTFYYNDLFDVLRAEGAEVSTFSPVHDPLPEADGYILGGGYPEMHAAALEANARTREALAEVSKNGVPISAECGGLMYLTDSLVLRKGWQESDREESYEMCGVFSGKSLMPSRRTLGYVEGVAGQASPFGAGPFKGHEFHYSEVVLDPDTRYAYELSRGTGIVGQKDGATKARTLASYTHLHPVASAGFIRGFVRQCRDGEEGP, encoded by the coding sequence GTGAAGGCCCTCCTCGTTACCGGCGACCGGTCGGGCAGCGGGAAGACGAGCATCACCCTCGCCCTCGCCACCCTCCTATCGAAGGACGCCGTCGTCCAGACCTGCAAGGTGGCGATGGACTACATCGACCCCTCGTATCTCACTGCGGTCACCGGTCGCCCCTGCCGGAACCTGGACAGCTTCGTCATGACACCGGCAGAGATGCGTGCCGTCTTCGAGCACGGGGCGAAGGGTGCCGATATCGCCCTGGTCGAGGGAGTGCGTGGCCTCTACGAGGGTGCGGAGGCGATCGGCGATGCCGGGAGCACGGCCTCGGTCGCGAAGGCCCTCGACCTCCCTGTCGTCCTGGTCGTGGACGCCCGGAGCATCACCCGGAGTGCCGCCGCGATCGTGAAGGGCTTTGCCGCCTTCGATCCCGACGTGCGGATCAAGGGCGTGATCCTGAACAACATATCGAGTCCCGGCCACAGGGAGAAGACGGTCAGGGCCGTGGAGCACTTCTGCGGCGTCCCGGTCGTCGGGGCGATCCCGAAGAGCGAGGGGATGCGCCTGACAATGCGCCACCTCGGCCTCGTCCCCTACCGCGAGGGGCAGGAGACCGGCGGCTTCCTCGACCGCATCGAGGCGGTGAAGGAGGTGATCGGCGGCTACGTCGACCTCGACGCCCTCAAGGGTTTGATGGAGGAGTACAGCCCCACCGGCGAAGTCGGGCCGTTTGTACGGACCCACGAGGCCGACGTGCGGGTGGCCGTCGCCTATGACGAGGCCTTCACCTTCTACTACAACGACCTCTTCGACGTCCTCAGGGCCGAGGGCGCGGAGGTCTCCACCTTCAGCCCGGTCCACGACCCCCTCCCGGAGGCCGACGGCTATATCCTGGGCGGCGGCTACCCTGAGATGCATGCCGCGGCCCTGGAGGCGAACGCACGCACGCGGGAGGCCCTTGCCGAGGTGTCGAAGAACGGCGTCCCCATCTCTGCCGAGTGCGGCGGGCTGATGTACCTCACCGATAGCCTGGTCCTGAGGAAGGGCTGGCAGGAGAGTGACCGCGAGGAGTCGTACGAGATGTGCGGGGTCTTTTCAGGGAAGAGCCTGATGCCGTCCCGCCGCACCCTCGGCTATGTTGAGGGGGTCGCCGGCCAGGCCTCCCCCTTCGGTGCCGGGCCTTTCAAGGGGCATGAGTTCCACTACTCGGAAGTCGTCCTGGACCCCGATACCCGCTACGCCTACGAACTCTCCCGGGGCACCGGCATTGTGGGACAGAAAGACGGGGCAACGAAGGCCCGGACCCTTGCCAGCTACACGCACCTCCACCCGGTCGCCAGCGCCGGTTTCATCAGAGGATTTGTCAGGCAGTGCCGGGACGGGGAGGAAGGACCGTAA
- the ilvE gene encoding branched-chain-amino-acid transaminase, whose translation MIIYLDGKFVPESEAKVSVFDHGLLYGDGVFEGIRAYNGRVFRLDEHIDRLYDSAKTIDLKVPITKEEFKEALLEVLRRNNLKDAYIRPIVTRGKGDLGLDPRKCAVPTVIIIATGWGAMYGDLYEKGLTAITVSVRRNACDALPPNVKSLNYLNNILAKIEANYKGGDEAIFLDPQGHITEGSGDNLFLIKDGVLITPHTLNNLRGVTRHVVLEVAASLGLTVVERDLGYFDVYTADEVFVTGTAAEIGPIVKVDGRAIGNGIPGPVTKQLMAGFSTVTGKEGTPIY comes from the coding sequence ATGATCATTTATCTTGACGGGAAGTTTGTCCCCGAGTCCGAGGCGAAGGTTTCGGTCTTCGACCACGGCCTCCTGTACGGGGACGGTGTCTTCGAGGGTATCCGCGCCTACAACGGCCGGGTCTTCAGGCTGGATGAGCACATCGACCGTCTCTACGATTCGGCAAAGACGATCGACCTGAAGGTTCCCATCACGAAGGAAGAGTTCAAGGAGGCGCTCCTTGAAGTCCTGCGGCGGAACAACCTGAAGGACGCCTATATCAGACCGATCGTCACCCGCGGCAAGGGCGACCTCGGCCTCGACCCGCGCAAGTGCGCCGTGCCGACCGTGATCATCATCGCCACCGGATGGGGTGCGATGTACGGCGACCTCTACGAGAAGGGCCTGACGGCGATCACCGTCTCGGTCAGGAGGAACGCCTGTGACGCTCTCCCGCCGAATGTCAAGAGCCTCAACTACCTGAACAATATCCTCGCCAAGATCGAGGCCAACTACAAGGGCGGGGACGAGGCGATCTTCCTGGATCCCCAGGGCCACATCACCGAGGGCTCGGGCGACAACCTCTTCCTGATTAAGGACGGCGTCCTCATCACCCCGCACACCCTGAACAACCTGCGTGGCGTCACCAGGCACGTCGTCCTCGAAGTCGCTGCCTCCCTCGGCCTCACCGTCGTGGAGCGCGACCTCGGCTACTTCGATGTCTACACCGCCGACGAGGTCTTCGTCACCGGCACGGCAGCCGAGATCGGCCCGATCGTCAAGGTCGACGGCAGGGCTATCGGGAACGGCATCCCCGGCCCGGTCACGAAGCAGTTGATGGCCGGGTTCTCCACGGTCACCGGAAAGGAAGGCACCCCCATCTACTGA